From a region of the Methanobacterium sp. genome:
- a CDS encoding UPF0179 family protein yields the protein MITLIGKDLAEEGLKFIQYGASAECEACRFRNTCIDSLEEGKMYVIKDVKDTEHPCPIHNNGKVKVVEVERADIETLVDSKKAFEGSMIVVDFPECDKECTMRDLCFPEGLYEGDKCKIIKTIGKSPNKCLNGLNLSLVLLRQ from the coding sequence ATGATAACGCTTATTGGAAAAGATCTTGCAGAAGAAGGACTTAAATTCATTCAATATGGGGCTTCTGCAGAATGTGAAGCGTGTAGATTTAGAAATACGTGCATAGATTCTCTTGAAGAAGGAAAAATGTATGTAATAAAGGATGTAAAGGATACAGAACATCCCTGCCCTATTCACAACAATGGAAAAGTAAAAGTAGTTGAAGTGGAAAGAGCAGATATTGAAACACTTGTTGATTCTAAAAAGGCTTTTGAGGGATCTATGATTGTAGTTGACTTTCCAGAATGTGATAAAGAGTGTACTATGAGAGATTTATGTTTTCCCGAAGGTTTATACGAAGGGGACAAATGTAAAATTATTAAAACAATAGGAAAATCTCCTAATAAGTGTTTAAATGGTTTAAATCTTAGTTTAGTACTTTTAAGGCAATAA
- the rpiA gene encoding ribose-5-phosphate isomerase RpiA yields the protein MELKKIVGYAAAELVENGNVVGLGTGSTTHYFIEKLGERIKNENMEILGIPTSYQSFLLAKDSGIIITTLEENNIDISVDGADEVDSNFNLIKGGGAAHTIEKIVDEAATKFVVIVDDSKIVDKLGAFPVPLEVIPQACRTVSNHVKKFEGIPSLRMAKMKDGPVITDNGNFIVDVQFNAIENPANLEKDLNAIPGVVENGIFAGIVDEVLVGTAEGVKTLKKV from the coding sequence ATGGAACTAAAAAAAATAGTAGGATATGCTGCTGCAGAATTAGTAGAAAATGGAAACGTGGTTGGACTTGGAACTGGATCTACAACCCATTATTTTATAGAAAAACTGGGTGAACGTATTAAAAATGAAAATATGGAAATATTAGGTATCCCTACCTCTTATCAGTCATTTTTACTTGCAAAGGATTCTGGAATTATAATTACAACTCTTGAAGAAAATAATATTGACATTTCAGTTGATGGTGCAGATGAAGTTGACAGTAACTTTAATCTAATAAAAGGAGGAGGAGCTGCGCATACAATTGAAAAAATCGTTGATGAAGCTGCAACAAAGTTTGTAGTCATTGTAGATGATTCAAAAATAGTTGATAAACTTGGAGCATTCCCTGTTCCTCTTGAAGTGATACCTCAAGCTTGTAGAACTGTAAGTAATCATGTAAAAAAATTTGAAGGAATACCTTCTTTAAGAATGGCAAAAATGAAAGACGGGCCAGTTATAACAGATAATGGTAATTTCATTGTTGATGTTCAGTTTAACGCCATAGAAAACCCTGCAAATTTAGAAAAAGATCTTAATGCAATTCCTGGTGTTGTAGAAAATGGAATATTTGCCGGAATTGTAGATGAAGTTTTAGTAGGGACTGCTGAAGGTGTTAAAACTTTAAAAAAAGTGTAA